From Vitis vinifera cultivar Pinot Noir 40024 chromosome 3, ASM3070453v1, the proteins below share one genomic window:
- the LOC100244584 gene encoding ADP-ribosylation factor-like protein 8b: MGLWESLLNWLRSLFFKQEMELSLIGLQNAGKTSLVNVIATGGYTEDMIPTVGFNMRKVTKGNVTIKLWDLGGQPRFRSMWERYCRAVSAIVYVVDAADPDNLTVSRGELHDLLSKASLNGIPLLVLGNKIDKPGALSKPELTEQMELRSITNREVCCYMISCKNSTNIDTVIDWLVKHSKSKN; the protein is encoded by the exons ATGGGGTTGTGGGAATCGTTGCTCAATTGGCTGCGAAG CCTCTTTTTCAAACAAGAAATGGAGCTATCTTTGATAGGCCTTCAGAATGCAGGAAAAACATCACTTGTAAATGTTATTGCA ACTGGTGGATATACTGAAGACATGATACCCACA GTGGGATTTAACATGAGGAAGGTAACTAAGGGGAATGTCACAATAAAGTTGTGGGATCTGGGAGGACAACCTAGGTTTCGCAGTATGTGGGAGAGATATTGCCGTGCAGTTTCAGCTATTGT TTATGTTGTGGATGCTGCTGATCCCGATAACTTGACTGTCTCAAGAGGTGAACTTCATGACCTGTTAAGTAAGGCTTCCCTGAATGGCATCCCTTTGCTGGTACTAGGTAATAAGATTGACAAGCCAGGAGCTTTGTCTAAACCAGAGCTGACAGAGCAAAT GGAGCTTAGATCCATTACCAATAGAGAAGTATGTTGTTACATGATTTCATGCAAGAACTCAACCAACATCGATACGGTTATTGACTGGCTTGTAAAGCATTCCAAATCAAAGAATTGA